CGGGTATAGCCCTCGGCCGCCGTTGGCCCGGCCTTCTCGATGGCCAGGTCCAGCACCGCCAGATGCCGCTTCGCCCCCGCCTTGGTGTAGAGCGTCCGGCGGTACTCGATCGGGTCCTTGCCGGCCTTGCGGGCCAGCTGGTCGATGGTGTGCTCCATGACATAGGCGGTGTGGGTCGCGCCCACCGACCGCCACCACAGCACCGGCACGCCGACGTCTGGCATGTGGGCGGCGGCATCGACGATCGGGGTGGCCTTCAGATAGGGCGAGCCCATCGTGCCCTCGACCACCGTGGTGTCGATGCCCTTGGGGGCCATCGGCGAGCCCTTCATCAGCGACTGCGAGACGATCCGATGGGTCCAGACGGCCGGATAGCCGTCCTTGTCGAGCCGGATCTTCACCGCATGGTGGGTCAGGGGCCGGAAGTAGCCGGCCCGCATGTCGTCCTCGCGGGTCCAGATCAGCTTCACGGGCGTGCCCTTGCCGACCTTCTTGGCGATGTGGACGCATTCGGTGACGAAATCGGACTGGAAGTTGGCCCGCCGGCCAAAGCTCCCCCCGGCGTACAGGGTTTCGATCTCGATGGCGCCCGGCAGGTTGCCGACGATCTTGGCGGTGTTCAGCTGGTCGAGGGTCGGGAACTGGCAGCCGAAGCTGAGCTTGACGCTGTTGCCCTTCACCCGCGCCACGCAGTCCATCGGCTCCATCGGCGCATGGCTGAGGAATGGGAAGTCGTAGGTCGCCTCGAACACCTCGCCGTCGGTGACCGATTTGGGATCGCCCTTGCTGTCGAAAGCTTCCCATTTCAGGTCGGCCGGGCCCTGGCCGGCGGCGAACTTGCGATAGTCGGCCAGCAGGGCGTCGGAGCTCCGCTTTTCCGACTTCTCGTCGTCCCACTGGGCGGTGATGGCGTCGCGGCCCTGCTTGGCGGCCCAGGTGGTGTTGGCCACCACGGCCACGCCGGTGGGGATCTTGAACACATCGACCACGCCCGGAACCTTGCGGGCCGCGGCGTCATCGAAACTCTTCAGCTTGCCGCCGAACAGCGGCGAATGGGCCACCATGGCGACCAGCAGGCCTTCTTCCTGCACATCGATGGTGAATTTCGCGGCGCCGTTGGTCTTGGCCACGGCGTCCTTGCGCCGCACCCGGTCGCTGCCGATCAGGGTGAAGGCCTTGGGGTCCTTGAGGACCACATTCTCCGGCGGCGTCACCTTGGCCGCATCGGCCAGCAGGTCGCCGAACTCGGCCGACTTGCCGGAGCCTGGATGGCTGACGATGCTGTCCTTGACGACAATCTCGCTGGCGTTGACCTGCCACAGGTTGGCCGCCGCCTGCACGAACATCGCCCGCGCCGCCGCCCCCGCCTTGCGGAACTGGGTCCAGCTGTTGGCGATGGCGGTGGAGCCGCCGGTGCCCTGCGCGCCCATCAGCAGGTTCTGATAGAGCTTGGTGTTGGCCGGGGCCTGCTCGATCTTCACCCGGTTCCAGTCGGCGTCCATCTCTTCGGCGACCATGGCGGCCAGGCCGGTGTGGCTGCCCTGGCCCATCTCGATATGCTTGTTGACGACGGTGATCGAGCCGTCGGCGTCGACCTTCACGAAGGGACCGAACTCCCCGACCTTGATCGGGCTGCCGACGCTCACGGCGTCGGCCAGGGAGCAGCCGACCAGCAGCGCGCCGCTGGCGGCCACCCCGGTGACGATGACCTCACGGCGGTTGACGCCCTTGCGGACCGCTTCCGTCGTGTTGGTGGCGAGGTTGCGCAGAAAACGGGTCATCGCTCGCTCCTATTTCGCGCCGGCGGCGGCCGGGGCCGCTTCAGCCGTGGGCTGGGGAAGCGCCGCGCTGATGCCCGAGGCTTCCTTGATGGCGGCGCGGATGCGCTGATAGGTGCCGCAGCGACAGATGTTGCCGCTCATCGCCGCGTCGATTTCCTCGTCGGTCGGGGATGGCTTCTCGGCCAGCAGGGCCGCCGCGCTCATGATCTGACCCGACTGGCAGTAGCCGCATTGCGGCACGTCCAGCCTGGCCCAGGCCTGCTGGGCCGGGTGGGCGCCGCCCAGGCCCTCGATGGTGGTGATCTTGGCCCCGGCGACCGCGCCGATGGGGGTGACGCAGCTGCGCGTCGCCTGGCCGTTCACATGCACCGTGCAGGCTCCGCACTGGGCCATGCCGCAGCCGAACTTGGTTCCGGTCAGGCCAAGTTCGTCGCGCACCACCCACAGCAGGGGGGTGTCCTCGGCCGCCTTGACTGTCACGGCCTTGCCGTTGATTTCCAGATTGACCGCCACCGGTTCCCTCCTCCGAAGTCAGACCGGGGGTATCTTAACGCTGTTCACCCGTGGCCGCGCCAGCGAAATCTTGCGCCCGCAAAACTTGCACAGGAACCGTCCCGGGTGGATGAAGCGCCATGCCTCTGATCCTCCCCGCCGGCACGACCCTGGTCGCCGCCACCCACAACCCCGGCAAGGCCCGCGAGCTGGCCGCCCTGCTGGAGGGCCGCTTCACCGTGCTGACGGCGGGCGAGCTGAACATCCCGGAGCCGGACGAGACCGAGACGACCTTCGTCGGCAACGCCCTGCTCAAGGCCCGCCACGCGGCCCAGGTTTCCGGCCGCATCGCCCTGGCCGACGACAGCGGCCTGTCGGTGACGGCCCTGGACGGCGCGCCCGGCATCTTCTCGGCCCGCTGGGCGGGACCGGGCAAGGACTTCGCCGTGGCCATGGGCAAGGTCGAGGAGCGGCTGCAAGAGGTCGGGACCGACGACTATTCCGCCTGGTTCACCTGCGCCCTCGCCGTCGCCTGGCCGGACGGTCCGTCGGTGGTGGTCCAGGGCGAGGTGCACGGCTCGCTGGTCTTCCCGGGCCGGGGCGACCGGGGCTTCGGCTACGATCCCATCTTCGTCCCCAGGGGCCACGACCAGACCTTCGGCGAGATGGACCCGGAGGCCAAGGACGCCATGAGCCACCGCGCCCGCGCCTTCGCCCAGCTCAAGGCCGCCCTGTTCGAGTGATGCAGAATATCGGGGTCTACATTCACTGGCCCTACTGCGCCCGCATCTGCCCCTACTGCGACTTCAATGTCGTGCGCGACCGGGGCAGGACCCAGGAACAGGCCGACCTCGCCGCCGCCATCCTCGCCGACCTGGCGGCCCAGCGCGCCCTGACCGGCCCCCGCCGCCTGGTCTCGATTTTCTTCGGCGGCGGCACCCCCTCGCTGATGGACCCAGGCTTCGCCGCCGAGATGATCGCCGCCGCCCGTCGCCTGTGGGACGCCGCTCCCGATCTGGAGATCAGCCTCGAGGCCAACCCGACCGACGCCGAGACCGGCCGCTTCGCCGCCCTGGCCGAAGCGGGGGTGAGCCGCCTGTCGCTGGGAGTCCAGGCCCTCGACGACGCCTCGCTGAAGTTCCTCGGCCGCAACCACGACGCCGGCGCCGCCCGCCGCGCCGCCGCCGAGGCCGCCCGGCTGTTTCCCCGTCTGTCGCTCGACCTGATCTACGCCCGCCCCGGCCAGACCCCGGAAACCTGGGCGGAGGAACTGCGCACCGCCATCGGCTGGGGCGCCGACCACATCTCGCCCTATCAGTTGACCATCGAGGCCGGCACCGCCTTCGACCGCGCCGTGCGGCGAGGCTCGTTCAGGCCGGCCGACGAGGCCCTCGGCGCCGCCCTCTATGACACCACCCAGGCGGTTCTGGAGAGCCAGGGCTTCGACGCCTACGAGGTGTCCAACCATGCGCGCGGCCCCGCCGCCCGCTCGCGCCACAACCTCGTCTACTGGACCGGACAGGACTATGTCGGCGCCGGCCCCGGGGCCCACGGCCGGCTGACCTTGAACGGTTCGAGGACCGCCACTGGCGCCCATCGCGGCATCGATGCCTACATCCGCGCGGTGCGGGACGCCGGCCTGGGCTTCGCCGACCGCGAGACCCTGTCGCCGGTCGAGGCGGCCGAGGAGCGGCTGCTGATGGGTCTGCGCATCGACGACGGCGTCGCCTTCGCCGAGCTGGCCCCGCTGGGCCTGACCCCCGACCATCCGGAGGTCGTCTCCCTGGCCGCCGAGGGTTTGCTGCTGACCGGCGGAGGGCGGCTGCGCGCCACCCGGCCGGGTCGCCTCGTCCTCGACTGGGTCACCGGCCGGCTGGCCACCGCCGCAAACCCCGCTTGAGCAAGGCTCTCCCTTGAGTCTAAGCAGGGGCCGTTGTATCCCCGCCCGCGAAACGCGAATTTCAGGAACCGACCATGGCTGACGACTACCACCGCGGCGAGATGGACATCCACGAGCAAGTGGCCACCTACAATGCCGTCATGGGCATGACCAAGTGGGGCAGCCTGGCCCTGGCCGTCGCCATCCTGGCCCTGGTCCTGTGGTTCTGCACCCCGGCCGGCTTCATCGGCGGCCTGGTCCCGGCCCTGGTGCTGCTGGTGGTGGGCATCGTCGTCCTGCGCGACAAGAAGGGCGGCGGCCACTAGGCTTTCGTCCCATTCCACGCGTTACACGCCGGCGAACCGAAAGGCTCGCCGGCGTTGTCGTATCCGGGTTACGCTGCGTCGCAGCATAACTTTGCGCAACGCACCCGGCCTGGGCTCGACAACGGGCAAGATTCTCCCCTAAACAGACCCCCACAACGCGTCTGACGTCAGCCCGAGCGCGGATGCGCTCGCAGGCAGAGAGTTTTCTGGGGGAGATATCCGGCATGGCCGTGATTGCGGTGACCAAGGAACGTCGCGCGGGCGAGACCCGCGTCGCCGCCACCCCGGAAACGGTCAAGAAGCTGATCGCCGCCGGCTGGAGCGTCACCGTCGAGGCCGGCGCCGGCGCCGCCTCCGCCTACCCCGACGCCGACTATGAGGCGGCCGGGGCCAAACTCGAAAAGACCCTGAAAGCCACCCTCAAGGACGCCGACGTCCTGTTCAAGGTGCGCGGCCCCGAGGCCGACGAGATCGCCGCCCTCAAGGCCGGCGCCACGGTGGTCGCCACCCTCAACCCGCACCAGGACAAGGATACGCTGAACGCCCTCGCCAAGGGGGGCGCCACCGCCTTCGCCATGGAGTTCGTGCCGCGCATCACCCGCGCCCAGGTCATGGACGTGCTGTCGTCGCAGGCCAACCTGGCCGGCTATCGCGCCGTCATCGAGGGCGCCGAAGCCTTCGGCAAGGCCCTGCCGATGATGATGACCGCCGCTGGCACCGTCGCCGCCGCCAAGGTCTTCATCATGGGGGTCGGGGTCGCCGGCCTGCAGGCCATCGCCACCGCCCGCCGTCTCGGCGCCGTGGTCACCGCCACCGACGTGCGCCCGGCCACCAAGGAACAGGTCGAGAGTCTCGGCGCCAAGTTCCTCGCCGTCGAGGACGAGGAGTTCAAGAACGCCCAGACGGCCGGCGGCTACGCCAAGGAAATGAGCCCCGAGTACCAGGCCAAGCAGGCCGAACTGCTCAGCGGCCACCTGGCCAAGCAGGACATCGTCATCACCACCGCCCTGATCCCCGGCCGCCCGGCCCCCCGGCTGGTCACGGCGGCCCAGGTGGCCTCGATGAAACCCGGCAGCGTCATCGTCGACCTCGCCGTCGAACAGGGTGGCAATGTCGAAGGCGCCAAGCTGGGCGAGACCGCGATTACCGCCAATGGGGTCAAGATCCTCGGCGCCGCCAACCTGCCCGGCCGCATCGCCACCGACGCCTCCGCCCTCTATTCGCGCAACCTGATGGCCTTCGCCGGCCTGCTGCTCGACAAGGACGGGGCCCTGAACCCCGACTATGAGGACGAGATCCTCAAAGCCGCCCTGGTCACCAAAGGCGGCGCCGTCGTCCATCCCCAGCTGGCCGGCTAGGCCATGCGCGCGGGGCGGCTTCTTCTTCTGGCGCTGACGGCGACCTTCGCCGTCGCCGCCCCGGCGTTGGCCGGCAAGAAGGTGCCCAGCGCCGAACAGGGCGCCGTGCCCTTCATGGTCGGCGCGCCCCTGGGCCTGGAGACCGGTCCCACCGTTCGTCCGGGCGACATCGCCTGGCGCGAGACCCTGCGGCCGGAACGCAACGTCCGCCTGCTGGACGCCGCCGTGGCCCGCAAGCGCCCCGCCGCGCCCGGCGTCGCGGCCGGCACGGTCCTGTTCGGCTACCGGCTGGGCTCCGGCGTCGCCTACTGCCCGCCCGGCGACCTGTCGCGCGGCGTGGTCACCGTCCAGTGCTTCCGCGACTTCAACCGCGATGGAAAGTTCGAGGGCGCCTACGTCACCGAATACATGGACATGGGCAGCCCCTATCTGGCCGGCTCGGTGCACGCCCTCGCGGGGGCCGGAAACATGCGCTACGAGCGCGTCGCCTGGTCCGAGGCCGCACCGATCGAGGGCGCCTACCGCTTCGAAGGCTTCAAGGCCGGCCAGCCCCGGTTCCGGCTGGTGGTGGACGGCGTCAAGGCCGATGACCTGGTCGCCTGCGAGGCGGCCGAAGACGGCTGCCGGATTTCCGGCCTGACCCTCCGGGTCGAGCCGCAAGGCGACGCCGCCCGCATCACCTTGCTGTCTGCCTCGCCGGATCGCCAGATTCAGCTCAACATGTATGGCCTGTCGCTGCCCGGCCCCCGGGACTGAGGAGTTACCATGGACGTCGATCCCACCATCTTCCGCCTGGCGATCTTCGTCCTGGCCATCTTCGTCGGCTATTACGTGGTCTGGAGCGTCACCCCGGCCCTGCACACCCCGCTGATGGCCGTGACCAACGCCATCTCCTCGGTGATCATCGTCGGCGCCCTGATCGCCGCCGCCGCCCACCCCGCGACGGGCCAGGCCATGACCGGCTCGGTCTGGATCTCCAAGGGCGCGGGCGCCATCGCCGCCGGCCTCGCCGCCGTCAACATCTTCGGCGGCTTCCTGGTCACCCAGCGGATGCTGGCCATGTACAAGAAGAAGGACAAGGCGGGGTGATGGACGCTCCGTTCGATCTGGTCTTTGGCGGGGTGATCCTGGCGCAAGTCGTCATGATCGGCCTGTGCCTGCTGGTCTACCGCTGGCGGCTGGCGACCTTCCGGTTCGAACGTGAGGTGATGACCATCGCCATGCTGGTCACGGGCCCGCTCGGCATGCTGCTGATGGACGCCATCCCGCTGGATCCGCCCTACATGGCCGCGCTGAAGACCTATCTTCAGCTGGGTGTGGTCATCCTGCTCGTGCAGGTCCTGTTCTGGTCCGCCTTCCTGCGGCTCCGCGCCCGCCACATCGCCGAACAGGCTGTGTTGAAGGCGGCTGGCGCATGAGCTCCCATCTGGTCGCCCAACTGCTCGGCTATCTGTGCGGTATCGGCGGCCTCGTCGGGGTCGGGGCCTATATCTGGGTGGTGCTCAAGCGCCGCCGCTGGCTGAACAGCGCCGGCCTTCTGCTGACCGCCCTGGCCCTGATGCAGCTCAGCCTGATGATCCACCAGAACCTCGGCTTGACCGGCCTGATCCAGGCGGGCCTGGCCGTCGCCCTGCTGCTGGCGGCGGTGATCGTCCAGCTGGTCGCGGCGGTGCGGGCCCGCACGCCCTGGGACGGCGCTGAGCGCCGGGGAGGCGGCGAATGAAGGCGCTCTGGGCAAGGACCTGGTTCCGGGTCACCGTTGGCATGAGCCTGGCTCTCCTGGCGGGGATCATGGGGGCCATAGCGGGGTTCTCCGCTGACCCGAGGCTGGTCTTCTTCATTGAAGCGCCGTTGACGGTCTACCCGGCGGCGTTTCTCTTCATTGCCTGGGCCTTCGTCCTGATCATCGCCAGCCTTTTCCGGCCCGTTGAGCGCAAAGGGCCGGCGTTTTTCGCCGCGGTGGCCATGATGATGTTTGCCGGGGTGTTCAGGGAACTGGACACCATCACGCCCTGGGGTCTGACGCAGGCGCTGGCGTGCGCCGGACTGATCACCTGGGCTGGCTTTGGCCGCCTGACGCCGAAGACCGACAAGGGAGAGAACGCGTGAGCCCCTCCCCCCTCGAACTGGTCGGGATGATCTGCGCCGTCATCGGCCTGAACATCGGCTGCTTCTACCTGCTGGAGGCGCTGCCCAAATGGCTGGGAGGCCCACGCCGGACGCTGGCCATCGCCGGGGTGCTGGCGGTCTTCCTGGCGGCCATGGCGGCCGATGTCGCCGTCGCCCTGCGCGCCGGACATCAGGCGGCCAACTTCGCCTTCCTCGGCCTGCTGCCGCCGGTGATCCTGATGCGGGCCGCCATCCGGGTTTCGCCGCGCAGCCTGCAGTATGGCCTGTTCGCCCTCGCTGTGGCCGCCGCCGGCGCCGTCGTCGCCGTCCTGCTCAAGAGCCTCATGGACGGCCCGCAGAACGGCTGGACATGGACCCTGATGGCCCTGTTCGTCACCCTGCCTCTCGCCTTCGCCGGCATGACCCTGCGGCGCATCCTCCAGCCGGGGATCGCGGCATGAGCGCCCTGACCCCCTGGATCGCCGCCGCCGCCATCGGTGCAGCAGCCATCGTTCTGATCTGCTTCCTGATGGCTGTGCTCAAAGCCGGCCGTCCGCTGTCGCAGAACACCAGCCGGCTGCTGCTCATCACCGTCACGGTCGTCTATGCGGCCGTGGCGATCTCGGCGCAGCGCTGGACGAACCTGACGCTGCCGCTCGGCCTGGCGATTATCGGGGCCTATGGGCTGGCTGAAGCCGCCCGGAGCCCCATAGCGCGCTGGTCTTTCTGGGCCGTTGGGCTGGCTCTGTCGGCCGCCGCCCTCGCCCTGCAGCTTCTCGATGAGCGCCTCGATTTCTGGCTTGGCGTGATCATCGGCGCCCTTGGCCTGCTGCTGACCGTCTACGCCGGCCATATCGCCCGCCGGCTGATCCGCAATTCAAGACAGACATCCACGCCCACCGAGACGGGAACCCCCGCATGATCGCCAACTTCGCCGCCGTCGCCTACATCGTCTCGGGCGTCCTGTTCATCCTCGCCCTGCGCGGCCTCTCCAGCCCGGTGACCAGCCAGGCGGGCAACCGCAACGGCATGATCGGCATGGCCATCGCCGTCGGCACCACCCTGCTGGTGCTGTGGAATTCCAAGCTGCTCGATCCGGTGACCATCGGCCTGATCCTGGCCGGCGTCGTGGTCGGCGGCGGCATCGGGGCGATCATCGCCCGCCGCGTGGCCATGACCTCCATGCCGCAGCTGGTCGCCGCCTTCCACAGCCTGGTCGGCATGGCCGCCTGCCTGGTCGCCGTCGCCGCCATCTACTCACCGGACGCTTACCAGATCCTCGATCCGGCCACCGGCCACATCCATGCCCAGTCGCTGATCGAACTGGGCCTCGGACTGGCCATCGGGGCCGTTACCTTCACCGGCTCGGTCATCGCCTTCGCCAAGCTCAACGGCAACATGAGCGGCGCGCCGATCCTGCTGCCGGCCCGCCACCTGCTCAACATCGTGCTCGGCCTCGCCATCGTCGGCCTTGTCGCCTACCTCGTCTTCACCGGCGGCCAGGCCAAATGGGCCTTCTGGGCCATCTTCGCCCTCAGCCTGATCATCGGCATCACCCTGATCATCCCGATCGGCGGGGCCGACATGCCGGTCGTCGTCTCCATGCTCAACAGCTACTCGGGCTGGGCGGCGGCGGCGCTGGGCTTCACGCTCGGAAACATCACCCTGATCATCACCGGGGCCCTGGTCGGCAGCTCGGGGGCCATCCTCAGCTACATCATGTGCAAGGCGATGAACCGCAGCTTCATCTCGGTCATCCTCGGCGGCTTCGGGGCCGACGACGCCGCCGCCGCGGCCGGCGGCAAGGTCGAGACCCGCCCCGTCAAGCAGGGCAGCGCCGACGACGCCGCCTTCATCATGAAGAACGCCTCCAAGGTCATCATCGTCCCCGGCTACGGCATGGCCGTCTCCCAGGCCCAGCACGCCCTGCGCGAAATGGGCGACAAGCTGAAGGAAGAGGGCGTCGAGGTGAAGTACGCCATCCACCCGGTCGCCGGCCGCATGCCCGGCCACATGAACGTGCTGCTGGCGGAAGCGAACGTCCCCTATGACGAGGTGTTCGAGCTGGAAGACATCAACAGCGAGTTCTCAACCGCCGACGTCGCCTTCGTCATCGGCGCCAACGACGTCACCAACCCGGCCGCCAAGACCGACAAGACCAGCGCCATCTACGGCATGCCGATCCTCGACGTCGAAAAAGCCCGCACGGTGCTGTTCGTCAAACGCGGCATGTCCTCGGGCTACGCCGGCGTCGAGAACGAGCTGTTCTTCCGCGACAACACCATGATGCTGTTCGGCGACGCCAAGAAGATGGTCGAGGGGATCCTGAAGGGGCTCTGATGGGTCCACGCCCGCCGCGCCTCCCCAGAGCCCCCCGCAAACGTCCGCCGGACCCCCGGCCGGTCTATGTGCGGTTCGTCTGCTTCCACCTCGTCGAAGGCCAGCGCACCCGGCTGGGCCTGTTCCAGGCGCTCGATGAGGCGAGGATGAGCGACAACGCCACCGGCTGGGCCCTGGCCCAGCTCAAGGAGAGCGTCGACTGGTTCAATGAGGAACTAAAGGCGCCGACCCATTTCAATCGCGGACGCTACGGCGCCTGGGGGCAGTCGGCCCTCTGCTGGTTCAAATCCTCGGCCGAGGACCATATCCGCCGCATGTACGACCTGAAGGTCGCGCTGGAGGAATGCGGTGTCCATGTCGAGGTGCTGACCACGCGCGAGCCCGGCCACGTCCTCTATGAGGACGACCACCAGATCGCCGCGGAGCCGCTGGACGGTCGCTTTTGATGGAGACCGGCCCTCCCGCCGAGCCAAAATGAATATGTCTAGACATATTCATCGGCCAAGACGGGCCGACTGCGCGCGGAAGCCGGCCCTGCCTGGACCCGGTGGCGAATGTGGGCCCCGGCAGACCAACATTCCCGGCGTCCATACCAACCGCGCACCTACGCGCCGGCCCACGGTCCCAGCGCCCGGACCCACGGCAAAGCCAACGGGACAAGGGATTGCGCCGGCCAAAGGCCGTCATCGCCTTTTTTGTAGCTGAGGCCGGCGGCGGTATAATGGTAGGCCGCTTCGATAGGCCTTCACGCCGCCGAAGGCTGGGCTTCCCGCTCGAGCAGCGACAGGATCAGTTCCGGCGAGCGGGCCTGGCGCAGTTGGGCCCGCAGGTCAGCCTGGCGCATCAGCCGCGAGACGCGGGCCAGGGCGCGCAGGTGCTCGGACCCGGCATCGGCCGGGGCCAGCAGGGCGAACAGCAGATCGACCTTGGCGCCGTCGACGGCTTCATAGGCGATGGGAGATTCCAGGCGCACGAACACCGCCTGCATCTGCTCCACGCCCTCGATCCGCGCATGCGGCACGGCGACGCCGTGGCCGACACCAGTCGAGCCGGCAGCCTCGCGCTCCAGCAGGGCGTCGAGCACCGCCGTCTGGTCGAGGCCCCAGGTGCGGGCCGCGACGTCGGCGATGACGGACAGGACCTGGCGCTTCGACCCACCGCTCGCCCGGGGG
The nucleotide sequence above comes from Caulobacter sp. NIBR1757. Encoded proteins:
- a CDS encoding xanthine dehydrogenase family protein molybdopterin-binding subunit, with protein sequence MTRFLRNLATNTTEAVRKGVNRREVIVTGVAASGALLVGCSLADAVSVGSPIKVGEFGPFVKVDADGSITVVNKHIEMGQGSHTGLAAMVAEEMDADWNRVKIEQAPANTKLYQNLLMGAQGTGGSTAIANSWTQFRKAGAAARAMFVQAAANLWQVNASEIVVKDSIVSHPGSGKSAEFGDLLADAAKVTPPENVVLKDPKAFTLIGSDRVRRKDAVAKTNGAAKFTIDVQEEGLLVAMVAHSPLFGGKLKSFDDAAARKVPGVVDVFKIPTGVAVVANTTWAAKQGRDAITAQWDDEKSEKRSSDALLADYRKFAAGQGPADLKWEAFDSKGDPKSVTDGEVFEATYDFPFLSHAPMEPMDCVARVKGNSVKLSFGCQFPTLDQLNTAKIVGNLPGAIEIETLYAGGSFGRRANFQSDFVTECVHIAKKVGKGTPVKLIWTREDDMRAGYFRPLTHHAVKIRLDKDGYPAVWTHRIVSQSLMKGSPMAPKGIDTTVVEGTMGSPYLKATPIVDAAAHMPDVGVPVLWWRSVGATHTAYVMEHTIDQLARKAGKDPIEYRRTLYTKAGAKRHLAVLDLAIEKAGPTAAEGYTRGVAVHESFGTVVAQIAEVKIAPGGVEPKVGRVVTAVDCGIAIARDQIAGQMEGGTCYGLSAALYGEVNLKDGAVQETNFDTYRVLRMNEAPSVETHILPSGNAPSGAGEPGTPVIGPAVANALLAMGRPATFSQPFVKPVKA
- a CDS encoding NAD(P)(+) transhydrogenase (Re/Si-specific) subunit beta, translating into MIANFAAVAYIVSGVLFILALRGLSSPVTSQAGNRNGMIGMAIAVGTTLLVLWNSKLLDPVTIGLILAGVVVGGGIGAIIARRVAMTSMPQLVAAFHSLVGMAACLVAVAAIYSPDAYQILDPATGHIHAQSLIELGLGLAIGAVTFTGSVIAFAKLNGNMSGAPILLPARHLLNIVLGLAIVGLVAYLVFTGGQAKWAFWAIFALSLIIGITLIIPIGGADMPVVVSMLNSYSGWAAAALGFTLGNITLIITGALVGSSGAILSYIMCKAMNRSFISVILGGFGADDAAAAAGGKVETRPVKQGSADDAAFIMKNASKVIIVPGYGMAVSQAQHALREMGDKLKEEGVEVKYAIHPVAGRMPGHMNVLLAEANVPYDEVFELEDINSEFSTADVAFVIGANDVTNPAAKTDKTSAIYGMPILDVEKARTVLFVKRGMSSGYAGVENELFFRDNTMMLFGDAKKMVEGILKGL
- the ptsN gene encoding PTS IIA-like nitrogen regulatory protein PtsN is translated as MNIGQLLDPRAIVPRASGGSKRQVLSVIADVAARTWGLDQTAVLDALLEREAAGSTGVGHGVAVPHARIEGVEQMQAVFVRLESPIAYEAVDGAKVDLLFALLAPADAGSEHLRALARVSRLMRQADLRAQLRQARSPELILSLLEREAQPSAA
- a CDS encoding aa3-type cytochrome c oxidase subunit IV, with amino-acid sequence MADDYHRGEMDIHEQVATYNAVMGMTKWGSLALAVAILALVLWFCTPAGFIGGLVPALVLLVVGIVVLRDKKGGGH
- a CDS encoding Re/Si-specific NAD(P)(+) transhydrogenase subunit alpha → MAVIAVTKERRAGETRVAATPETVKKLIAAGWSVTVEAGAGAASAYPDADYEAAGAKLEKTLKATLKDADVLFKVRGPEADEIAALKAGATVVATLNPHQDKDTLNALAKGGATAFAMEFVPRITRAQVMDVLSSQANLAGYRAVIEGAEAFGKALPMMMTAAGTVAAAKVFIMGVGVAGLQAIATARRLGAVVTATDVRPATKEQVESLGAKFLAVEDEEFKNAQTAGGYAKEMSPEYQAKQAELLSGHLAKQDIVITTALIPGRPAPRLVTAAQVASMKPGSVIVDLAVEQGGNVEGAKLGETAITANGVKILGAANLPGRIATDASALYSRNLMAFAGLLLDKDGALNPDYEDEILKAALVTKGGAVVHPQLAG
- the hemW gene encoding radical SAM family heme chaperone HemW; the encoded protein is MQNIGVYIHWPYCARICPYCDFNVVRDRGRTQEQADLAAAILADLAAQRALTGPRRLVSIFFGGGTPSLMDPGFAAEMIAAARRLWDAAPDLEISLEANPTDAETGRFAALAEAGVSRLSLGVQALDDASLKFLGRNHDAGAARRAAAEAARLFPRLSLDLIYARPGQTPETWAEELRTAIGWGADHISPYQLTIEAGTAFDRAVRRGSFRPADEALGAALYDTTQAVLESQGFDAYEVSNHARGPAARSRHNLVYWTGQDYVGAGPGAHGRLTLNGSRTATGAHRGIDAYIRAVRDAGLGFADRETLSPVEAAEERLLMGLRIDDGVAFAELAPLGLTPDHPEVVSLAAEGLLLTGGGRLRATRPGRLVLDWVTGRLATAANPA
- a CDS encoding (2Fe-2S)-binding protein; this encodes MAVNLEINGKAVTVKAAEDTPLLWVVRDELGLTGTKFGCGMAQCGACTVHVNGQATRSCVTPIGAVAGAKITTIEGLGGAHPAQQAWARLDVPQCGYCQSGQIMSAAALLAEKPSPTDEEIDAAMSGNICRCGTYQRIRAAIKEASGISAALPQPTAEAAPAAAGAK
- a CDS encoding proton-translocating transhydrogenase family protein, yielding MDVDPTIFRLAIFVLAIFVGYYVVWSVTPALHTPLMAVTNAISSVIIVGALIAAAAHPATGQAMTGSVWISKGAGAIAAGLAAVNIFGGFLVTQRMLAMYKKKDKAG
- the rdgB gene encoding RdgB/HAM1 family non-canonical purine NTP pyrophosphatase is translated as MPLILPAGTTLVAATHNPGKARELAALLEGRFTVLTAGELNIPEPDETETTFVGNALLKARHAAQVSGRIALADDSGLSVTALDGAPGIFSARWAGPGKDFAVAMGKVEERLQEVGTDDYSAWFTCALAVAWPDGPSVVVQGEVHGSLVFPGRGDRGFGYDPIFVPRGHDQTFGEMDPEAKDAMSHRARAFAQLKAALFE